The Carassius gibelio isolate Cgi1373 ecotype wild population from Czech Republic chromosome B12, carGib1.2-hapl.c, whole genome shotgun sequence genome has a segment encoding these proteins:
- the LOC127969296 gene encoding vesicle-fusing ATPase, translated as MTLEIDFLQKKSVDSNPYDSDKMAIEFIQFFTAQAFSIGQQFVFSYCDKLFALIIKDIEAMDPSILRGEQGSNCNSQVICEKSESSSLNLIGKAKTRGSRQSIINPDWNFERMGIGGLDKEFSDIFRRAFASRVFPPDIVEQMGCKHVKGILLFGPPGCGKMLMARQIGKMLNAREPKVGESEANIRKLFADAEEEQKRLGANSGLHIIIFNEIDAICKQRGSMADSTGVHDTVVNQLLSKIDGVDQLNNILVIGMTNRPDLIDEALLRPDRMEVKMEIGLPDETGCVQIVNIHTAKMSQSNMLANNVDIKELAAETKNYSGAELEGLVRAAQSTAMNRHIKASTQVEVDTEKAHMLQVRRSDFLASLNNDIKPAFGTNQEDYSSYIMNGIVKWSNGVSDILGDGELLVQQTKNCERTPLVTVLLEGSPHSGKTALAAKIAEDSQFPLIKMIGFTETAKCQAIKKIFEDAYKSQLSCVLVDDIERPMGESVTMNFVPIGPWSSNLVLQALLVLLKKPPPRIQPHPHSFQKANELDKQYHFCLIIHLVHELLTAVSACRHFLRPRGRMRGCPRAPLTTKIKLCRRCADADGQIILWSLSVAHKM; from the exons ATGACGCTAGAGATCGACTTCCTCCAGAAGAAGAGTGTTGACAGCAACCCATACGACTCTGATAAAATGGCGATTGAGTTTATCCAGTTTTTTACTGCACAGGCCTTTAGCATAGGCCAGCAG TTCGTCTTCAGCTACTGTGATAAGCTTTTTGCACTAATCATAAAAGATATCGAGGCCATGGATCCCAGCATCCTTAGAGGCGAGCAAGGCTCTA ATTGCAACAGTCAGGTGATTTGTGAGAAATCGGAGAGCTCGTCTCTCAATTTGATTG GAAAAGCAAAGACCAGAGGTTCTCGGCAGTCCATCATTAACCCAGACTGGAACTTTGAGCGAATGGGCATCGGAGGCCTGGACAAGGAGTTCTCCGACATCTTCCGTCGGGCCTTCGCCTCGCGAGTCTTTCCTCCAGACATAGTGGAGCAGATGG GCTGTAAACATGTGAAGGGGATCTTGTTGTTTGGGCCGCCCGGCTGTGGTAAAATGCTGATGGCGCGCCAGATTGGTAAGATGCTGAATGCCAGAGAGCCAAAGGTGGGCGAGTCCGAGGCCAACATCAGAAAGCTGTTTGCTGATGCAGAGGAAGAACAGAAAAGG tTGGGGGCCAACAGTGGACTGCACatcattatatttaatgaaatTGATGCCATCTGTAAACAACGTGGCAGCATGGCCGACAGCACTGGGGTCCACGACACTGTAGTCAACCAGCTACTGTCTAAGATCGATGGCGTAGACCAGCTAAACAACATCCTGGTCATTG GAATGACCAACAGGCCTGACCTGATCGATGAAGCCCTCTTGAGGCCTGATAGAATGGAGGTCAAAATGGAGATTG GCTTGCCTGACGAGACGGGCTGTGTTCAGATCGTGAATATACACACTGCAAAAATGAGTCAGTCAAACATGCTGGCCAACAATGTTGACATTAAGGAGCTTGCTGCTGAGACCAAGAACTACAGCGGAGCAGAGCTGGAAGGGCTTGTGCGAGCAGCCCAGTCCACTGCCATGAACCGTCACATCAAG GCCAGTACTCAGGTGGAGGTGGACACAGAAAAGGCTCACATGCTGCAAGTCAGGAGGAGTGACTTCTTGGCCTCTCTGAATAATGACATCAAGCCT GCTTTTGGCACTAATCAGGAGGATTACTCAAGTTACATCATGAACGGGATTGTGAAATGGAGCAATGGTGTTTCTGATATACTGGGAGATGGAGAACTTTTGGTGCAACAGACCAAGAATTGTGAACGCACTCCACTAGTAACTGTGCTTTTAGAAG GGTCTCCTCACAGTGGTAAGACCGCACTTGCAGCCAAGATCGCAGAGGACTCCCAGTTCCCCTTGATCAAAATGATCGGCTTTACAGAGACCGCCAAATGTCAGGCCATCAAGAAG ATATTCGAGGATGCCTACAAGTCCCAACTGAGCTGTGTGTTGGTGGACGATATAGAAAGACCTATGGGGGAGTCTGTCACAATGA ATTTTGTTCCCATCGGGCCGTGGTCCTCTAACCTGGTGTTGCAGGCTCTGCTGGTGTTATTGAAGAAACCTCCTCCTCGG ATACAGCCTCATCCGCACAGCTTTCAAAAGGCAAACGAGCTCGACAAGCAGTATCACTTCTGTCTCATCATTCACCTCGTGCATGAGCTGTTGACAGCTGTGTCCGCGTGCAGGCACTTTTTGAGACCGCGTGGACGGATGCGCGGCTGTCCGCGAGCCCCCTTGACGACAAAAATTAAATTATGCCGACGGTGCGCCGATGCGGATGGTCAAATTATACTTTGGTCTTTATCAGTGGCGCACAAGATGTGA